In one Candidatus Nealsonbacteria bacterium genomic region, the following are encoded:
- the rpsP gene encoding 30S ribosomal protein S16: MLTIRLFRVGKKNQPSFKIVVIDKRKASNKGRFVEEVGFLNPLTKEKILRKERINYWLSVGAKPSDTLYNLLVSEKIIEGKKIAKHKKVKKEQPKEVEAPASSPEALAEGEKPEEISPPEEKKEIPAPEEKEEVKKHSETDERKTD, from the coding sequence ATGTTAACTATTAGACTATTCAGAGTCGGTAAAAAAAATCAGCCCTCTTTTAAAATTGTTGTGATTGATAAAAGAAAGGCTTCTAACAAAGGCCGCTTTGTAGAAGAGGTTGGTTTTTTAAATCCTTTAACTAAAGAGAAAATTTTGAGAAAAGAAAGGATTAATTATTGGTTGTCAGTTGGAGCAAAGCCATCAGATACCCTTTATAATTTGTTAGTTTCAGAAAAAATTATTGAGGGAAAGAAAATTGCAAAACATAAGAAAGTGAAGAAGGAACAACCAAAAGAAGTGGAAGCTCCAGCTTCGTCCCCCGAAGCTTTAGCGGAGGGGGAAAAACCAGAAGAGATTTCTCCTCCGGAAGAAAAGAAAGAAATTCCAGCTCCTGAAGAGAAAGAAGAAGTTAAAAA
- the rnc gene encoding ribonuclease III gives MKDFSEFEKKINIKFKNKDLLTQAFVHRSYCNEHPDFHLSHNERLEFLGDAVLELVVTEDLYQQYPKKTEGELTNWRASLVNSKILARVAQKLGFNDFLLLSRGESKELGKARRYILANTFEAVIGAIYLDRGYKTCQGFIRKHLIKELPLIIEKGLYRDAKSHFQEESQERVGITPAYKVLKEWGPDHAKHFIIGVFLEEELIAEGEGSSKQEAEEEAAKKALEVKK, from the coding sequence GTGAAGGATTTTTCAGAATTTGAGAAAAAAATAAATATTAAATTTAAAAACAAAGACCTTTTGACTCAGGCTTTTGTTCATCGTTCTTATTGCAATGAGCATCCTGATTTTCATTTATCTCATAATGAAAGACTTGAGTTTTTAGGAGATGCAGTATTAGAATTAGTTGTTACAGAAGATCTTTATCAGCAATATCCTAAAAAAACAGAAGGAGAGTTAACTAATTGGAGAGCATCTCTTGTGAACTCAAAGATACTTGCAAGGGTTGCCCAAAAATTAGGTTTTAACGATTTTTTGTTACTTTCACGGGGAGAATCAAAAGAATTGGGTAAAGCCAGAAGATATATTTTAGCCAATACCTTCGAAGCTGTAATTGGAGCAATTTATCTTGACCGGGGATATAAAACTTGTCAGGGTTTTATAAGAAAGCATTTAATAAAAGAGTTGCCCTTAATTATTGAAAAAGGTCTTTATAGAGACGCCAAGTCCCATTTTCAAGAGGAATCTCAGGAAAGAGTAGGAATTACCCCTGCTTATAAAGTATTGAAGGAATGGGGTCCTGACCATGCTAAACATTTTATTATCGGTGTTTTTTTAGAAGAAGAATTGATAGCAGAAGGTGAAGGTTCTTCAAAACAAGAAGCAGAGGAAGAAGCAGCCAAAAAAGCATTAGAAGTTAAAAAATAG
- the nusB gene encoding transcription antitermination factor NusB codes for MASRHLSRSIAMQSLYEWDFSDRELDLKKITEKNLKEFGPGLENESFVWELVTGVVEHIEEINEIIKKAAPQWPIEQISIVDRNILRIGIFELLYEDKKAVPPKVAINEAIELAKSFGGENSGKFINGVLGTVFELISPKEGEKPSAALAAEGQEVLEDKEEKKEQNNNK; via the coding sequence ATGGCTAGTCGTCACCTTTCACGTTCAATCGCTATGCAATCTCTATATGAATGGGATTTTTCAGATAGAGAATTAGATTTGAAAAAGATTACCGAAAAAAATCTGAAAGAATTTGGACCCGGATTAGAAAATGAAAGTTTTGTCTGGGAACTGGTAACAGGAGTGGTTGAACATATTGAAGAGATTAATGAAATTATAAAAAAAGCTGCTCCTCAATGGCCCATTGAGCAGATTTCAATTGTTGACCGTAATATTTTAAGAATTGGAATTTTTGAACTGTTGTACGAAGATAAAAAAGCTGTTCCTCCAAAAGTAGCTATTAATGAGGCAATTGAATTGGCAAAATCATTTGGAGGCGAGAATTCAGGAAAATTTATTAATGGAGTTTTAGGAACAGTTTTTGAACTTATTTCTCCTAAAGAAGGTGAGAAACCCTCCGCAGCTTTAGCTGCGGAAGGACAGGAGGTTTTAGAGGACAAAGAAGAAAAAAAAGAACAAAATAATAACAAATAA
- the rpmF gene encoding 50S ribosomal protein L32 translates to MAVPKKRTTKSRRDKRRLHIFLKKPTLVKCKKCGKQMIPHTVCSFCGYYKEKEIINVFGKLDKKEKKRREKEIKIKEKGDKEEVGKKKRPLSWQQLSKKKLFNG, encoded by the coding sequence ATGGCTGTCCCAAAAAAGAGAACGACCAAATCAAGAAGAGATAAAAGAAGACTTCATATTTTTTTAAAGAAGCCTACTTTAGTTAAATGTAAAAAGTGTGGCAAGCAGATGATACCCCACACTGTTTGTTCTTTTTGCGGATATTATAAAGAAAAAGAAATTATTAATGTTTTTGGGAAATTAGACAAAAAAGAAAAGAAAAGGCGAGAGAAAGAAATAAAAATAAAAGAGAAAGGAGATAAAGAAGAGGTTGGTAAAAAGAAGAGACCTTTAAGCTGGCAGCAACTATCTAAGAAAAAATTGTTTAATGGTTAA
- a CDS encoding ribonuclease HII — MRYPNFSEEKKLWKKGFKKVVGLDEAGRGPLSGPVVAAAVLIKSIRKIRAKFVDIRDVKDSKKLSPKKREELYKILINHPQIKWGIGKASEKVIDKINILEATKLAMKRAVKNLEKKIKKKKRLNLIEFLILDGRMKLDLDILQKSIIKADNKVFSCAAASIIAKVSRDRMMRRYGKKYPQYGFSKHKGYATKLHLKRLKKYGPCSIHRKSFRPVKKLLNY; from the coding sequence AAAAAATTATGGAAAAAGGGATTTAAGAAAGTTGTTGGGTTAGACGAGGCAGGGAGGGGACCGCTTTCAGGACCTGTGGTGGCGGCAGCAGTTTTAATAAAATCTATTCGTAAAATTCGTGCTAAATTCGTAGATATTCGCGATGTCAAGGATTCTAAGAAATTAAGTCCTAAAAAACGGGAGGAGCTTTATAAAATTTTAATAAATCATCCTCAGATAAAATGGGGGATAGGCAAGGCCTCTGAAAAAGTTATTGATAAAATTAATATTTTAGAAGCTACAAAATTAGCAATGAAGAGAGCAGTGAAAAACTTAGAAAAGAAGATTAAGAAGAAAAAGAGATTAAATTTAATTGAATTTTTAATATTAGATGGGAGAATGAAACTTGATTTAGATATTCTACAAAAATCAATTATAAAGGCAGATAATAAAGTTTTTTCCTGCGCTGCAGCCAGCATTATTGCAAAAGTAAGCCGTGACAGAATGATGAGAAGGTATGGCAAAAAATACCCTCAATATGGGTTTTCAAAGCATAAAGGATATGCGACCAAACTCCACTTAAAGAGATTAAAGAAGTATGGGCCTTGTTCAATCCACCGCAAATCCTTTAGACCAGTAAAAAAATTGTTAAATTATTAA